A genome region from Maridesulfovibrio salexigens DSM 2638 includes the following:
- a CDS encoding CobW family GTP-binding protein — MNLSAILPPRRSSNHQINMPDILVNCLLVACQHDEFKRLLGWKGMAVCPKGKKAWTMKLRTHPGVFGLCAEDEYANDSGFFVSLGLYYFPEENEELLESMSLAANIAVVQKDYIQSIRRFSSDENWAAPFRIATVINGLNREENGFTLKLSADQAKVSISQDGIATQDGQWIINPGEIEESIPAHSIAMDFLLVLAAAVSNSLEVPPCGFYRTETPGHATIYDSMGNKFPSSHEITHITDALNWGEREAATSLAFPQLPDFCAQGDAKTRKDLPTPLADALFWKTNDLAAVEVEGNHNYAFDKRPSLIVLSGFLGAGKTTFLNQLLEYHASRNELVAIIQNEIGQTGVDGKLLEGDDSIVELDEGCVCCTLAGNLSKGIEQLKTRFNPKVIVLETTGLANPFNILNEIETLRPLVRLDSVTTLVDAENGPQLLADSDIARNQVKAADVIILNKCDLVSQEEKESLAKLLTTLNKRALLVNTINSEINPGTIYDSDPRTHHFGGISLCPLTPPQHTHAMEGFTSRRFAFNKPLSREDLNDLMTSLPKEVFRLKGIVKVSGNNAPEVVQYVSGRYELSNFSGEFDDDGFLVAIGRDMELDLLEKLERNYS, encoded by the coding sequence ATGAACCTTTCCGCAATACTCCCTCCCCGCCGGAGCAGCAACCACCAGATCAACATGCCGGATATTTTGGTCAACTGCCTGCTGGTAGCCTGCCAACATGATGAATTTAAACGGCTGCTGGGCTGGAAAGGCATGGCTGTGTGTCCAAAAGGGAAAAAAGCATGGACCATGAAACTGCGCACCCATCCGGGGGTATTCGGACTTTGCGCTGAAGATGAATATGCAAATGATTCAGGATTCTTTGTCTCTTTGGGCCTGTATTACTTTCCTGAAGAAAATGAAGAACTGCTGGAATCCATGTCGTTGGCAGCCAATATCGCAGTAGTGCAGAAGGACTACATTCAATCCATCCGCCGATTTTCATCAGACGAAAACTGGGCGGCTCCTTTTCGCATTGCAACCGTTATTAACGGGCTGAATAGAGAAGAAAACGGTTTCACGCTCAAACTTTCTGCCGACCAAGCCAAAGTCAGCATTTCGCAGGACGGGATTGCGACTCAGGACGGCCAGTGGATCATCAATCCCGGTGAAATTGAAGAGAGTATTCCTGCACATTCCATAGCTATGGACTTCCTGCTTGTACTTGCAGCAGCGGTATCTAACAGCCTTGAAGTCCCGCCCTGCGGATTTTACAGGACCGAAACTCCGGGCCATGCCACTATCTACGATTCCATGGGCAATAAATTTCCGAGCAGCCATGAAATCACCCACATCACTGATGCCCTGAATTGGGGGGAACGCGAGGCAGCCACTAGCCTCGCGTTCCCGCAACTTCCCGACTTCTGCGCCCAAGGTGATGCGAAAACAAGAAAAGACCTGCCTACCCCTCTTGCTGATGCTCTTTTTTGGAAAACCAACGACCTCGCAGCCGTTGAAGTTGAAGGAAACCACAATTATGCCTTTGACAAACGCCCGAGCCTTATCGTGCTCAGCGGCTTCCTTGGAGCCGGAAAGACAACCTTTTTGAATCAACTGCTGGAATACCATGCTTCAAGAAATGAACTTGTTGCTATTATCCAGAATGAAATAGGTCAGACCGGGGTGGACGGTAAACTTCTGGAAGGCGATGATTCCATTGTGGAATTGGATGAAGGCTGCGTCTGCTGTACTTTAGCCGGGAATCTATCCAAAGGCATTGAGCAGCTTAAGACCCGTTTCAATCCCAAAGTAATTGTTCTTGAGACAACCGGACTGGCAAACCCCTTCAACATTCTCAATGAAATAGAAACCCTGCGCCCGCTGGTCCGGTTGGATTCTGTCACAACACTGGTGGATGCTGAAAACGGCCCCCAACTGCTCGCGGACAGCGATATCGCCCGTAATCAGGTCAAGGCGGCAGATGTCATCATTCTCAATAAATGTGACCTTGTCTCACAGGAAGAAAAAGAATCTCTGGCAAAACTCCTCACCACACTGAATAAACGTGCCTTGCTGGTCAACACAATCAACAGCGAGATTAATCCCGGAACCATATATGATTCCGATCCCCGAACACACCACTTCGGCGGGATTTCGCTTTGTCCCCTTACACCACCTCAGCATACGCACGCTATGGAAGGGTTCACCTCCCGACGTTTTGCCTTCAACAAACCCTTGAGTCGTGAAGATCTTAATGACCTTATGACCTCACTCCCGAAAGAGGTCTTCAGGCTCAAGGGAATTGTGAAAGTTTCCGGAAACAACGCCCCTGAAGTAGTTCAATACGTGTCAGGAAGATATGAATTATCCAACTTCAGCGGGGAATTTGATGATGACGGATTCCTCGTTGCCATCGGCAGAGACATGGAACTGGATCTTCTGGAAAAACTAGAACGGAATTACTCATGA
- a CDS encoding ExbD/TolR family protein, whose protein sequence is MISFTKSTLKPASPDLTPLLDVVFILLIFFVVSTVYTAKGMNMDLPPAETAKPVSGKSLEIELKENGRILCNMQPVTLHELAHELRTVARKPSAMQPENILLKSVPQARVENFIRIVDIVRSEGFSNLVIVTANKKEDSGRKSR, encoded by the coding sequence ATGATCTCTTTCACCAAATCCACCCTCAAACCGGCCAGTCCGGACCTGACTCCCCTGCTGGATGTTGTTTTTATCCTCTTGATCTTCTTCGTGGTCTCAACTGTTTATACCGCCAAAGGCATGAACATGGACCTGCCCCCGGCTGAAACAGCAAAACCTGTTTCCGGGAAATCATTGGAAATCGAACTCAAAGAAAATGGGAGAATCCTCTGCAATATGCAGCCGGTCACTCTTCATGAACTGGCTCATGAATTACGCACTGTGGCACGAAAACCATCTGCCATGCAGCCCGAAAACATCCTGCTCAAATCCGTTCCGCAGGCTCGGGTGGAAAACTTTATCCGTATTGTCGACATTGTTCGAAGCGAAGGATTCAGCAATCTGGTAATCGTCACAGCGAACAAAAAGGAAGACAGCGGCAGGAAGTCCAGATGA
- a CDS encoding DUF1641 domain-containing protein — MKNEEAILERLDRLEENIAFLTERARATEELKQDLTPIMHDGFKVLMNEFGSIEHGFQLEDLTAFIKKAMLSINNMTYMLDKLEDAIDLWKTIEPLMHSSVPQLIEYLDELEQRGVFETYRAMIDIRAKVAETYGVENIRNMGDSFVFLIGMLEKLGDPKVRMMIEGAANAFSELDLTKVEATGPIGLVKGMASQDAKRGLGIMLEMTKTLGTIGLEVPKVDEVAARKAEAVSEKNK, encoded by the coding sequence ATGAAGAACGAAGAAGCAATTTTGGAACGCCTTGACCGGTTGGAAGAAAATATAGCTTTTCTGACCGAACGGGCGAGAGCAACCGAAGAGCTCAAACAGGACCTCACGCCGATCATGCATGACGGATTTAAAGTCCTGATGAACGAATTCGGAAGCATTGAGCATGGTTTCCAGTTGGAGGACCTTACTGCTTTCATAAAAAAAGCAATGCTCAGCATCAACAACATGACCTACATGCTGGACAAGCTTGAAGATGCAATTGACCTCTGGAAAACCATCGAACCGCTTATGCACTCTTCCGTTCCGCAGCTCATCGAATATCTCGACGAACTGGAACAGAGAGGTGTTTTTGAGACCTATCGTGCAATGATCGATATTCGTGCCAAGGTCGCTGAAACATACGGCGTTGAGAACATCCGCAACATGGGCGATTCCTTTGTATTCCTGATCGGTATGCTTGAGAAACTCGGTGATCCCAAGGTTCGCATGATGATCGAAGGCGCAGCCAACGCATTCTCCGAACTGGATCTCACCAAGGTTGAAGCTACCGGACCGATAGGACTGGTTAAGGGCATGGCATCTCAGGACGCAAAGCGTGGACTGGGCATCATGCTGGAAATGACCAAAACTCTCGGCACCATCGGCCTTGAAGTCCCCAAAGTGGACGAAGTAGCCGCGAGAAAAGCCGAAGCAGTAAGCGAAAAAAATAAATAA
- a CDS encoding TonB family protein, which translates to MTSQQLTCSCIAVSIIVHLWLVNFEWISEPEAGDTQIAIPVNFDVPPIRSADKTALGQQVADSSNEKQAEEQARKLERLARKCYLVKVREAVEQRKFLPGNGDLSGLIGNVQYSFHIRKDDSFTDIRLIRSSGNPLLDTAAGRAVAAASGVVKRPGILRGQSFNIRITVKYQRNM; encoded by the coding sequence ATGACTTCACAGCAGCTTACATGTTCCTGCATTGCAGTCTCTATCATCGTTCATCTCTGGCTGGTAAATTTTGAATGGATTTCCGAGCCGGAAGCGGGCGACACTCAGATCGCAATACCTGTAAATTTCGATGTTCCCCCTATCCGATCAGCCGACAAAACTGCGCTCGGACAACAAGTTGCGGACAGCAGTAATGAAAAACAGGCCGAAGAGCAGGCTAGAAAATTAGAACGTCTGGCCAGAAAATGTTATCTGGTGAAGGTCCGTGAAGCAGTGGAACAACGTAAATTTCTTCCGGGCAATGGGGACCTTTCCGGGCTTATCGGCAATGTTCAATATTCCTTTCACATCCGCAAAGACGACTCCTTTACCGACATCAGGCTGATTCGTTCCTCAGGTAATCCCCTTCTGGACACAGCCGCCGGCAGAGCCGTTGCCGCAGCAAGCGGGGTAGTCAAAAGACCCGGCATACTCCGTGGGCAGTCCTTTAACATACGCATTACCGTTAAATATCAACGCAATATGTAG
- a CDS encoding MotA/TolQ/ExbB proton channel family protein, protein MNILQQGGLIMWPLFLLSIASLAVMGERFFVFSTNRFPKAERLNEIVNLARQHNTDKILSLVEETSPLYLKIFNALFSQLPNREKKHEVQLAGEEILFSLNRRLDFLATVATAAPLIGLLGTVLGMIQAFSRLSASGNVDITMLAGGIWQALLTTAAGLSVAIPALIAHRWFCRQHEKAAYAMQHTANMLLEIQED, encoded by the coding sequence ATGAATATTTTACAACAGGGCGGCCTCATTATGTGGCCGCTCTTTCTTCTTTCAATTGCTTCCTTAGCGGTCATGGGGGAACGTTTTTTTGTTTTCAGCACCAACCGTTTCCCCAAAGCTGAACGGCTGAACGAGATAGTTAATCTGGCCCGTCAGCATAACACCGACAAAATACTAAGCTTGGTTGAAGAGACTTCGCCCCTATACCTGAAGATTTTCAATGCTCTTTTCAGCCAGCTCCCGAACAGAGAGAAGAAACATGAAGTTCAGTTGGCCGGGGAGGAAATCCTCTTTTCACTCAACCGCCGTCTGGATTTTCTGGCAACTGTAGCCACTGCTGCACCGCTGATCGGACTTCTGGGTACCGTCCTTGGTATGATCCAAGCTTTTTCACGACTTTCAGCCTCTGGAAACGTGGACATCACCATGCTCGCAGGAGGGATATGGCAGGCCCTGTTGACCACCGCCGCGGGGTTGAGTGTTGCTATTCCGGCGCTCATAGCCCACCGCTGGTTCTGCCGTCAGCACGAAAAAGCCGCCTACGCTATGCAGCATACCGCAAACATGCTGCTGGAAATTCAAGAAGATTAG
- a CDS encoding RrF2 family transcriptional regulator — MKLSARARYATRLLLDLALRQSDTPRKTTLLSESTGITVQFIEQILRPLKKAGLIVSVRGATGGHILDKDPSTISIGEIVRIMEGGINLTDCVADESICARSATCKTRKVWVRSSKVLEEELDSISIADLMDNPDSFSLDD, encoded by the coding sequence ATGAAACTTTCCGCTCGTGCCCGTTACGCAACCAGACTCCTTTTAGACCTTGCCCTGCGTCAATCCGACACACCCCGGAAAACTACGCTGCTATCAGAATCCACCGGTATTACCGTCCAATTCATTGAGCAGATTTTGCGCCCGCTTAAAAAGGCTGGGTTGATCGTATCCGTACGCGGCGCAACCGGCGGACATATTCTTGATAAGGACCCCTCAACCATTTCTATCGGCGAAATCGTTCGCATAATGGAAGGTGGAATAAACCTGACTGACTGTGTTGCAGATGAAAGTATCTGCGCCCGCTCCGCAACCTGCAAAACCCGCAAGGTCTGGGTCCGTTCCTCCAAAGTTCTTGAAGAAGAACTTGATTCCATTTCCATCGCCGACCTCATGGATAACCCCGACAGTTTTTCACTTGACGATTAG
- the sqr gene encoding type III sulfide quinone reductase, selenoprotein subtype, with the protein MKKLVILGAGAGGTMVATKMREKLDPKEWQISVIDRDWKHHYQAGWLFVPFGIYTLDDCEKPKADFLHGVDFVQDTIQNVDPENKVVTCSGGKYEYDWCVVATGCRIVPGEVEGMMDDWRGDIHDFYTPDGAEALFKKWKYMKEGRVVLNIAEMPIKCPVAPLEFVYLADWFFTVNGVRDNIEIELVTPLTGAFTKPVAAEILNKVCEEKNIKITPNFNIDNVNVGKKVIEDVMGEEVPYDLLVAIPPNFGAQCLIDSGITDPMGYMDTDKHTLKSTQFENMYIIGDATNCPTSKAGSVAHYEADIVVDNLLREIDGEEPRPEYDGHSTCFIVSGYEKAYLIDFNYDVEPLPGKYPFPGLGPFALLGENHQNYWGKMMFKWAYFNLMLKGHELPLEPQMFMAGKMRHMAGK; encoded by the coding sequence ATGAAAAAACTGGTTATTCTCGGCGCTGGAGCCGGTGGGACCATGGTTGCGACCAAGATGCGCGAAAAACTTGATCCCAAAGAGTGGCAGATCTCTGTCATCGACCGTGACTGGAAACACCACTATCAGGCCGGTTGGCTGTTCGTGCCTTTCGGCATCTATACACTTGACGATTGCGAAAAACCTAAAGCCGACTTCCTGCACGGTGTCGACTTTGTTCAGGATACCATTCAAAACGTGGACCCTGAAAATAAAGTGGTTACCTGCTCCGGCGGTAAATATGAATATGATTGGTGCGTAGTTGCCACCGGTTGCCGCATCGTACCCGGCGAAGTCGAAGGTATGATGGACGACTGGCGCGGTGATATCCATGACTTCTACACCCCTGACGGTGCTGAAGCCCTGTTCAAAAAGTGGAAGTACATGAAGGAAGGCCGCGTTGTTCTGAACATCGCAGAAATGCCTATCAAATGCCCCGTTGCTCCCCTTGAGTTCGTTTACCTCGCTGACTGGTTCTTCACTGTAAACGGTGTCCGCGACAACATCGAAATTGAACTGGTTACCCCGCTGACAGGTGCTTTCACCAAGCCTGTTGCCGCAGAAATCCTGAATAAGGTCTGCGAAGAAAAGAATATTAAAATTACCCCCAACTTCAATATCGACAACGTCAATGTCGGCAAAAAAGTGATCGAAGACGTTATGGGTGAGGAAGTACCCTACGACCTGCTCGTAGCTATTCCGCCGAACTTCGGTGCCCAGTGCCTGATTGATTCCGGCATCACTGACCCCATGGGTTATATGGACACCGACAAGCACACCTTGAAGTCCACCCAGTTCGAAAACATGTACATCATCGGTGACGCCACCAACTGCCCGACCTCCAAGGCCGGTTCCGTTGCACACTACGAAGCTGACATCGTTGTCGACAACCTCCTCCGCGAGATCGACGGTGAAGAGCCCCGTCCTGAATATGACGGTCACTCCACCTGCTTCATCGTATCCGGTTACGAAAAAGCTTACCTCATCGACTTTAACTATGATGTTGAGCCGCTGCCCGGTAAATACCCGTTCCCCGGTCTCGGACCCTTCGCTCTGCTTGGTGAAAACCACCAGAACTACTGGGGCAAGATGATGTTCAAGTGGGCATACTTCAACCTTATGCTCAAGGGACACGAGCTGCCGCTTGAACCTCAGATGTTCATGGCAGGTAAAATGCGCCACATGGCAGGCAAATAA
- a CDS encoding FAD-dependent oxidoreductase gives MSKRLVVIGMDEPALNAAQSYLKECPDAEVTVLYPELNPLPEFICGTVERYLQNGMTFPEDLRASGVDRDSKQVLTRDVASGAESAITYDALIIATGSAPEDLNIPGDHLGGIVRVGSFDDAKRLRAIEGKTVIVGGGSSLLLTVSSLMRHKTGTVEVIIPANSEYDAPLSDNLMGMVHHHLTTKGIVLHKDQKLVDISQCENGIKIRTTEKEIVADRIINATPSQPITHIFSSAGLSMSRNGGLVVDSRLRTSDPHIYACGSCATFTSPFCDIPIPGITIRASEPRQSCTLAANLIGNPRQFTTPTGAYSIILDKFTVAGAGLTLNEAKKCGFTPMSATVVQFDRAHFMHGVELMTLELVFDAPTRRVLGIQGLAKSGQALCGRISAVSAILSRKPKIEDISNLEIAYSPPFASAMDVLNTAANVADNMLEGINEGIDAIEFKELWKERECGEHFFIDCRELGNARPFVEKHPTHWNHIPQGQIARRLAEIPEDKKIILICNTGARSYEAQVVLKHAGFKSVVNVDGGMAAVRQSGIEI, from the coding sequence ATGTCTAAGCGTCTAGTCGTTATTGGAATGGATGAACCAGCCCTCAATGCAGCCCAAAGCTATTTGAAAGAGTGCCCGGATGCAGAGGTGACTGTTCTTTACCCCGAGCTGAATCCTCTTCCGGAATTCATATGCGGAACCGTTGAGCGATATCTGCAAAACGGCATGACCTTCCCGGAAGATTTACGTGCTTCCGGAGTTGATAGAGACAGTAAGCAGGTCCTGACACGCGATGTGGCATCAGGCGCAGAATCCGCAATCACTTATGACGCATTGATTATTGCCACAGGGTCTGCACCTGAAGATCTGAACATTCCCGGAGACCACCTTGGAGGAATTGTCAGGGTCGGCAGCTTTGATGACGCCAAACGCCTTCGTGCAATTGAAGGAAAAACCGTAATAGTAGGAGGCGGTTCAAGTCTGCTCCTGACCGTATCTTCTCTCATGCGCCACAAGACCGGAACTGTAGAAGTCATCATCCCGGCCAATTCCGAATATGATGCACCCCTGTCTGACAATCTTATGGGAATGGTGCATCACCACCTCACAACAAAAGGGATTGTTCTCCATAAGGACCAGAAGCTGGTTGACATCAGCCAGTGTGAAAACGGCATCAAGATTCGAACAACCGAAAAAGAAATTGTTGCCGACCGCATTATAAATGCAACACCGAGCCAGCCTATAACCCATATATTTTCATCCGCAGGGCTCTCCATGAGCCGGAACGGAGGGCTTGTTGTTGATTCACGGCTGCGCACCAGCGACCCGCATATCTATGCCTGCGGAAGTTGCGCAACATTTACCTCGCCATTTTGTGACATCCCTATTCCCGGCATCACAATCCGTGCAAGTGAACCGCGCCAGTCATGCACCCTTGCCGCCAACCTTATTGGCAACCCAAGGCAATTCACCACACCGACCGGGGCTTATTCCATCATTCTGGACAAATTCACCGTTGCAGGTGCCGGCCTTACGCTCAATGAGGCCAAGAAGTGCGGATTCACACCGATGAGTGCCACCGTGGTCCAGTTTGACCGTGCCCACTTCATGCACGGAGTGGAACTGATGACCCTTGAGCTTGTTTTCGATGCACCGACCCGCCGCGTGCTGGGCATTCAGGGACTCGCCAAATCCGGGCAGGCACTTTGCGGCCGTATCAGTGCGGTTTCCGCCATACTCTCCAGAAAGCCGAAAATAGAAGACATTTCAAACCTCGAAATCGCTTACTCCCCGCCCTTTGCCTCAGCAATGGACGTGCTGAACACCGCCGCCAATGTCGCGGACAATATGCTGGAAGGAATCAACGAAGGCATAGATGCGATCGAGTTTAAAGAGCTCTGGAAAGAACGCGAATGCGGAGAACATTTTTTCATCGATTGCAGAGAGTTGGGCAACGCCCGCCCCTTCGTGGAAAAGCATCCGACTCACTGGAATCACATCCCTCAGGGCCAGATAGCCCGTCGTCTTGCTGAAATACCGGAAGACAAAAAAATCATTCTTATCTGCAACACCGGCGCACGCTCCTACGAAGCGCAGGTGGTGCTTAAACACGCTGGTTTCAAAAGCGTGGTCAATGTTGACGGCGGTATGGCCGCTGTCAGGCAGTCCGGGATCGAGATCTAA
- a CDS encoding MBL fold metallo-hydrolase has product MSNEKKNISRRDFVKGAATGLVAGAIAGMGMYSYTPMAYDRLPKTQRKLNDFGACRSVRVTNISETSWFNNSHLIGDIHEAGGLLVNQYTLNWAPFGNGKGSAQGSYKDGINSIKDLLPHDLEKAWEIQKKLSLHPDNPGGYSCLIEVEELDGTMHKYLLDTGWSYEWMNDSFKREGIDKMLKEQQIEALFISHEHWDHFWGLPVTLKYDNRIPLYLHDGFYEEGLQYVKDCGYKGDLKIADKPITPIIPGMALLKFDVPIINRVFGETSLAFNVKGHGLVLISGCCHQGILKFADFAYANLKYDNDKFYGIYGGLHISPFEDWDPKYDDLVISLGEWGFERIGCNHCTGHLTAKKFIEAGYPVVRGTARFRSASKDYLGNGDKINFGC; this is encoded by the coding sequence ATGAGCAATGAGAAAAAGAATATAAGCAGACGTGATTTCGTCAAAGGCGCGGCAACAGGGCTTGTTGCCGGTGCCATCGCCGGAATGGGTATGTATTCATACACCCCGATGGCTTATGACCGTCTTCCCAAAACACAGCGCAAACTGAACGACTTCGGTGCCTGCCGCAGTGTTCGCGTAACCAACATCTCCGAAACAAGCTGGTTCAACAACTCCCACCTCATCGGGGATATCCACGAAGCGGGCGGACTACTGGTTAACCAGTACACCCTGAACTGGGCCCCTTTCGGAAACGGAAAGGGTTCCGCCCAAGGTTCTTATAAAGACGGAATCAACTCCATCAAGGACCTGCTGCCCCACGATCTGGAAAAGGCATGGGAAATCCAGAAAAAACTGTCCCTGCACCCGGATAACCCCGGTGGATACTCCTGCCTTATCGAAGTGGAAGAACTGGACGGAACCATGCACAAATATCTGCTGGATACCGGATGGTCCTACGAATGGATGAATGACAGCTTCAAGCGTGAAGGCATCGATAAGATGCTGAAAGAACAGCAGATCGAAGCCCTGTTCATCTCCCATGAGCACTGGGACCACTTCTGGGGCCTGCCTGTAACCCTTAAATATGACAACCGCATTCCCCTCTACCTGCATGACGGCTTCTACGAAGAAGGTCTGCAATATGTAAAAGACTGCGGATACAAAGGCGATTTAAAAATCGCAGACAAGCCCATCACCCCCATTATTCCGGGAATGGCCTTGCTCAAGTTTGATGTGCCCATCATCAACCGTGTCTTCGGTGAGACTTCCCTCGCCTTCAACGTAAAGGGCCACGGTCTGGTACTGATCTCCGGCTGCTGCCATCAGGGAATCCTCAAGTTTGCAGACTTTGCCTATGCCAACCTGAAATATGACAACGACAAATTCTACGGAATTTACGGCGGCCTGCACATCTCACCCTTTGAGGACTGGGACCCCAAATACGATGACCTCGTAATCTCCCTCGGCGAATGGGGCTTCGAGCGTATCGGCTGCAACCACTGCACCGGACATCTCACTGCCAAGAAATTCATTGAAGCCGGCTATCCGGTTGTCCGTGGCACAGCGCGCTTCCGCTCCGCTTCCAAGGATTATCTCGGCAACGGCGATAAGATTAACTTCGGCTGTTAA